A region of the Thiomicrorhabdus sp. genome:
TTGATCCTTTAATGGCTGACCAAGTTAGGGCGGCTTTAGAAGAATCTGATGCTATTGTTTTCTTGGTTGATGGTCGTCAAGGCATTGTTCCTGCCGATGAAGTCATTGCCAATTACATTAGACAGTTTGATAAACCTGTTCAGGTATTGGTGAATAAAGCAGAGGGTAGTGATTACTCTATGGCTACTTCTGATTTTTTTCAACTTGGATTGGGTGAACCGTACGCCATTTCTTCTGCTCACGGTGATAATGTTACCGTTGCAATAGATCATATATTATCTTCTCTTCCTCAAAAAGAAGATGAAGACGAGTTTGATTTAGATGAGCATCCTGGAGTCAGAGTTGCCGTTGTTGGACGTCCAAACGTAGGAAAATCAACTCTGATTAACCGTATGATTGGCGAAGATCGTGTTGTGGCTTTTGATATGCCTGGTACCACACGAGATAGTATTTTTGTGCCATTTGAACGTAATGGCAAGCCTTATACCTTAATTGATACAGCAGGTATTCGCCGACGTAAAAACATCAAAGAAAAAATTGAAAAGTTTAGTATTGTTAAGGCTATAGAAGCAATGGAAGATTCACATGTTGTGATTGTTCTTATTGATGGCTCAGAAGGTTTAACAGATCAAGATTTAACTCTTCTTGGATTAGCTATTGAATCAGGCCGTGGTTTGGTTATTGCCGTTAATAAATGGGATAATTTATCTACCGAGCAAAAAGACTGGGTTAAGAATGAATTGAGTTTCCGTATTCAGTTTGCTGATTATGCTAAACAACATCTGATTTCAGCCCTTCATGGAACTGGGGTTGGTGATCTTTTTGATACCATTGATGCTGTTCACCTAGCTGCATTTAAGCGAGTTTCGACTTCTGACTTAAACCGAGTGTTAGAACAAGCCGTTCTAGATCATCAGCCACCACTAATTGCTGGCCGAAGAGTGAAGCTGCGTTATGCTCACTTAGGTGGTTTAAACCCACCTAGAGTCATTGTTCACGGCTCACAGGTAGATAAGTTGCCTGCGTCTTATACAAAGTATTTAGTTAATGTTTTTCGTAAGGCGTTTAAATGGGTTGGCACACCTGTTACGGTAGAATATAAGGCAACTCAAAACCCTTTTGAAGGCCGTAAAAACAAGTTAACTTCTCGATTATCTGCAAAGTCAGAAAAATCAGATATGAAAGCTAAACTTAAGAAAAAGAAAAAAACTCAAAAACGCCGTACATAAATAAAATTGTATAAAGATAAATACTGATTACACAGTGTTTATCCACAGTTTTTTTTAAATTAAAGCGTTACCATCTTCAATCCCCAAAAACACTAAGAGTTGAATTAATACCATGAGTCCAAATCCGACTAAACGTATTCGCGAAATCCCTTATAACTATACCTCATTCTCGGACAAAGAGATTGTGTTAAGGTTTTTGGGTGAGTCGTGTTGGACAACGATTGAGTCCTTACGTCAAACTCGTAATACAGGTCGGTCTGCACGTATGCTTTTTGAGGTGCTGGGTGATATGTGGGTGGTAAGTCGTAACCCTTACATTCAAGATGATTTAATTCAAAATCCTAAACGTCGTGATGCATTAATTCAAGCGTTACACCATCGTTTAAAAGAAGTAGAAAAGCGCCTAAATGGTAATGAAACGGCAGCAGAACTTTTAGCTTCAACTTCTAAAGCGGTGGAAGAGTTTTCAGCATGGTTTCCAAAACAGGTTATCTTGCGTCATCAAGTATTAAAACGTTTAAAAAAATGTACACGTGAAGACAATATTGACTTTGGAGGCTTAGCACGAGTTTCTCATGCAACAGATGCCACTGACTGGCGTGTAGAGTTACCACTAGTAGTATTAACTCCTGACTCTGAACAAGAAACCATAGAGATGGTTCAGGCTTGTATTGATTTAGAGTTGACCATTATTCCACGTGGTGGAGGTACAGGGTATACCGGTGGTGCGATTCCTCTTCATCAAAATACTGCAGTAATCAACACTGAAAAACTTGAGTTTATGAGTTTAGTTGAGCAAGTAGAGCTACCAATGATTGGTAAAGTTCCTACGATACGTACTGGTGCAGGTGTGGTTACCCGTAGAGTATCTGAGCAAGCTGAACGTTTTGGTTATGTATTTGCAGTAGATCCAACCTCTCAAGATGCTTCTACGATTGGTGGAAATATCTCAATGAACGCGGGTGGTAAGAAAGCCGTATTGTGGGGTACAACTCTTGATAACTTAGCATCTTGGAGAATGGTAACTCCTGATGCAAAATGGTTAGAAGTCGAGCGTGTAAATCACAACCTTGGCAAACTACAAGACCAACAAACTGTCATTTTTGATATTCGTCGTTATGAAAAAGACGGCCAGACTCAAATTGGTGAAACTGAACGTTTAGAAATTCCAGGTTCAGGTTTTAGGCAAGCGGGTTTAGGTAAAGATGTTACTGACAAGTTTTTAAGTGGGCTTCCTGGTATTCAAAAAGAAGGTTGTGATGGTTTAATTACCTCTAGCCGTTTTATTGTTCATCGCATGCCTAGCCATACAAGAACAGTATGTTTAGAGTTTTTTGGGACTGATCTAAGTTTAGCAGTACCAGCTATTGTTGAAATTCTTGACTACGTTGAATCTAAGAAAAAAGAAGGCATTCTGATTGCTGGTCTTGAGCACTTAGATGATCGTTATATTAAAGCGGTTAAATACAATACCAAGGCGAGTCGCAAAGAATTGCCTAAGATGTTATTGCTTGCTGATATTTGTGGTGAAAATGGCTTTGAAGTTGCCAATACCTGTACTGAAATTGTTGCTCTAGCGAACAAACGTAATGCTGAAGGTTTTATTGCTGTTAGTGATGATGCTCGTAAACGTTTCTGGCTTGACCGTTCTCGTACCGCTGCAATTTCATCACATACCAATGCATTTAAAATCAATGAAGATGTGGTTATCCCGTTAGATCGCTTAAATGAATACAATATTGAAATTGAAAAAATCAATATTGAAATGTCAATTAAGAACAAAATTGATATTCTGAATGCATATATTGAGTATTTTGAAGGGGATATACCAGAGTTTATCCAAGCCGATGATTTTGAGGATATTTCAGGTCCATCTAACTACTTTAGAGGTAAGGTTGAAGAGACGCTTGAACACTTTAAAACAGTTAAAACTCGTTGGTTAGGTAAGTTAGAACGTCTGAATAGCCCAGCAAAAGAGTGTTTAGACTTATTACCTGAAGAATCTCATGCAAATGTACGTGAAGAAGATACCTTAGCAAGTCTGTTCTTAAGAAGAGAGACAGTTCTTTCATACCGAAAAGAGGTGAAAGAGTTTTTAAAACAAACATTCTTAGGCCATGATTTTGAAGCATTGCATAAAAAATTAGATAAAATTCATGGCGATATTCGAACGGCACGTTTGTTTGTCGCATTGCACATGCATGCGGGTGACGGAAATATCCACACTAACATTCCAGTGCATTCTGGTAACTATGAAATGGTGCATTTAGCTGAGTCTCTGGTTGATAGAATTATGGAAGTGGCTCATCGTCTAGGTGGTGTTATTTCTGGTGAGCATGGAATTGGTCTAACTAAATTCCAATATTTGGAACCTTCTAAAGTCGAAGCCTTTGTTAAGTACAAAAATGAAGTCGATCCAAATGGTCATTTCAACAAAGGTAAGTTACTGCCTGGGTCTAGCCTAGATAATGCCTACACGCCATCTTTAAGCTTGGTAAATCAAGAAGCGATTATCTTAGAAGCAAATGAGCTAGATGCCTTAAACAATGATATTAAAGATTGTTTACGTTGCGGTAAGTGTAAACCTGTGTGCCAGACTCATATTCCTAGAGCTAATTTACTCTATTCACCACGTAATAAGATTTTAGCTACGGGTCAGGTGATTGAAGCGTTTTTGTATGAAGAACAAACTCGTCGCGGTATTTCATTGCAGCATTTTGACGCTATGAACGATGTGGCTGACCATTGTACAACTTGCCATAAGTGTGAAACACCTTGCCCAGTTGACATCGATTTTGGTGATGTTTCTATCCGTATGCGAAATATCCTAACAAAAATGGGTAAAAAACGCTTTTCTATAACGGTAAAAGCCGCATTGTGGTTCTTGAACGCTAAAAATCCGGCAACCATTAAAATCATGCGTAAAGTGATGATTGGCTGGAGTGCTAATTTTATTACCCTAGGGCATAAAACGGCAAAATTGTTTGGCCTTTTAGGTAAGGCAAAAGATATACCTGCACAATCGACAACAATTGCACCTGTACAACAGCAGGTAATTAACTTTGTTCGTAAGCCTTTAAATACAGGCCCAAATCAATCTACTATGCGTGCCTTGTTAGGCTTAGAAGAAGCGAATATGGTTCCGATTATTAGTGATCCAAATAAGGTGAATGATGATTCGGATGCGGTATTCTATTTCCCAGGTTGTGGTTCAGAACGTCTGTTTAGTGATATTGGTTTAGCAACGATAGCGATGTTATCTGAGTCAGGAGCACAAACGGTTCTACCACCAGGCTACCTATGTTGTGGTTACCCTCAAACAGCAGCGGGTCAAGCGGATAAAGGTGCTCAAATTACTGCAGAAAACAGAGCTTTGTTCCATCGTGTGGCTAATACCCTGAACTATTTAGATATTAAGACGGTGATTGTTTCTTGCGGTACCTGTATGGATCAGCTATTAAAATATGAATTTGAACGTATATTCCCTGGTTGTCGTTTATTAGATATACACGAATACCTTTCAGAAAAGGGGATATCGGTAGACTCATCTAATGGTGTTAAATATTTGTATCACGCACCATGTCATGATCCTATGAAAAAAATGGATGGTACCGAAGTCGCTAAAGATTTATTAAAAACAGAGGAAGTGTTACTTTCTGACCGTTGTTGTAGTGAGGCAGGAACTCTAGCCACAGCGAGACCTGATATTTCTGAACAGCTTCGTTTTAGAAAAACCATTGAGCTTACCAATGGCATTAATGAATTAACTGGCCATGACAAATCAATTGGTGGAGAGGTTAAGTTATTAACTTCTTGCCCAGCATGTCAGCAAGGTTTAAATCGTTATGAAGATGAAACTGGCTTAAAAACCGATTACATCGTGGTTGAGCTAGCTAAAAATCTTTACGGGGATGATTGGAAAGGTCAGTTTGTTAATAGACTAGAGCATGAAGGTGTGGAAAAAGTATTGCTTTAGATATTAATCATTTTGATTATTATCAAATAAAAAGGCACATCAGTTGATGTGCCTTTTTTATATGAATATATCTATATGAAATAATATTTAATAAGCTTTTTGAGCCTTAATTTAAAAATTACCAGGCCTGGTAATTCTTAAATTTAACTTATGTAATACAGAATGACTTATTTAGCTGTTTGAGATGCGTAATAATCTGCTAACTCTTTAATTTCGCTATCAGATAAGCCTTTTGCAAAAGTTACCATTGTTGCATCTTTACGAAAACCGTCTCTGAAGTCTTTTAATTGTTTTTCTAGATAACTTGCATGCTGACCGGCTAATTTTGGAAAATTAGGTACAACACTGTTACCGTGGTCACCATGACAACCAATACACATTGCTGCTTTAGCAGGAGCTGCTGGCGCTGCAGCATGAGCATTAGCAGTGATAAGTAAGCCTGTTGAAAGTGTTGCAATAAGTAGTTTTTTCATACTGGTTCTCTTTATTTAGTAAATGTTGAATCATAAAGTAGTAATTTATAGCGATAAGAGCATTAAATCAAGTCTCGCGCTTTTAAAATGCCTGAAACGCTGTTAATAGCCAAGCTATTGATAAGTTTTAGAACAAAAAGCAGTGCTGTTTTAACCATTTTTATTTTCGGCACTTCGCCGAGTACTTCGTTTCGTTTATGATCTTGTGCAAAGGTCTCTATATAAAATTATAGGTATAAAAAAACCGCCTAAGGTTTACACCAAGAGGCGGTCTCTATACGATAACTCTATGTATTATAGAGAGCTAACGTATGCAGCTACGTTTTCCATGTCAGCTTCAGATAGGCCAGCAGCCATTGGAGCCATCATAGAAGTCATAGGACCAACTTGCTCACCTGCTTTATAAGCATGTAGCTTAGAGATGATTTCAGTAGCAGGAAGACCAGCTAGCTTAGGTCCAACACCACCTTCAGCTGCAGCACCGTGACAACCTACGCAAGTTGCGAAAGTTGCTTGACCAGCAGTTGCATCACCAGCAGCTTGAGCCGCTGCACCAAAAGAAACTAAACCAGCCGCAGCTAATGCAATTAATGTATTTTTCATAGTGTACTCTCCTAAAAGCACTTAAATAAAAGTTCGGGTTTTATCCCTGAGTGCAATTACAAACGAAAAGGGGGGGTTAGTCAAGATAAGAAGAGTTGAGCAACCCTTAATATTTAGGGGAATAGTGGTAAAACCTAGCATAATGATTGATTAAATATTACAGCTCCCTAATTAATTAATCAAAAGACATCTAGTAGGCTTAAAATTTTGCATGTTTAGCAAAATTTAAAAAGGTCTTAATATCATGTGATTAGCTTTTTTAGTATAGAAAGAAGCTTAGTTTTAGTCTTTAAATGATTTATTTTGAAGCTACTGTTTAGTTTGCTTTAGCTATAATGAAAACTTGTTAACGATAAATTATTAAAGATAAAAAAATATCAAAGGTAAGCTATGGTTTTTTTACGTTTATGGGCTGTTGCAATCATCTTAACTTTAATAAGTTGGCTTTTATTAAAGTTAATCAGAAAACCAATGCATATTGGTTTGGTGTTTTTGTTTTGGGTTGCGGTAATTTTTGTAAGTACCGTTGGGCTATACGCCATTTCAGTTTGGTTTGTTTCAAGTTAATACATTCATTTAGTAAAACATAAGTTTGCTTAATTTTTAGGTTTTGAATATCGACTGAAAACCTTAACTTGATAATTAAGCATTAAATGAATTAGCTTCATTTTCTGCTGTTTTAAACTCTTCTAATAAACGCTGAAAGCTTTGATATCGACTCAAAGCAATTTCATCATTTTCAACTGCTTGTTTAATTGCACAATTAGGCTCAATCGAGTGTGTACAGTTATTATATTTACATTGTCCTAAAAACGGAGCAAAGTCTGGGTAATAACTTTCAAGTTCTGCCAGTTCACATGGAGCAGGGCTGAATTGCCTTACACCAGGTGAGTCAATTAAATTACCTGTGCTACGTAGTTGGTCTTGTTCTACATTTGCTTGAGGTAGATGATACAAAATGCTGTTGGTTGTGGTGTGCTTACCTAAGCCAGTAGCTTCTGATAACTGGCCTACACGAATCTCTAAATCTGGAATTAATGCGTTAATTAACGATGATTTTCCCGCCCCAGAAGGGCCAACAAAAACACTGTTTTTATCAGCCATAAAGTCTTGCAAGGTTTGTAAACCTTCTTGAGATACGGTTGAGGCGGGAATTAACTCAATGTCCATAGCATCGTAGGGTT
Encoded here:
- a CDS encoding cytochrome c; the encoded protein is MKKLLIATLSTGLLITANAHAAAPAAPAKAAMCIGCHGDHGNSVVPNFPKLAGQHASYLEKQLKDFRDGFRKDATMVTFAKGLSDSEIKELADYYASQTAK
- a CDS encoding DUF3683 domain-containing protein, coding for MSPNPTKRIREIPYNYTSFSDKEIVLRFLGESCWTTIESLRQTRNTGRSARMLFEVLGDMWVVSRNPYIQDDLIQNPKRRDALIQALHHRLKEVEKRLNGNETAAELLASTSKAVEEFSAWFPKQVILRHQVLKRLKKCTREDNIDFGGLARVSHATDATDWRVELPLVVLTPDSEQETIEMVQACIDLELTIIPRGGGTGYTGGAIPLHQNTAVINTEKLEFMSLVEQVELPMIGKVPTIRTGAGVVTRRVSEQAERFGYVFAVDPTSQDASTIGGNISMNAGGKKAVLWGTTLDNLASWRMVTPDAKWLEVERVNHNLGKLQDQQTVIFDIRRYEKDGQTQIGETERLEIPGSGFRQAGLGKDVTDKFLSGLPGIQKEGCDGLITSSRFIVHRMPSHTRTVCLEFFGTDLSLAVPAIVEILDYVESKKKEGILIAGLEHLDDRYIKAVKYNTKASRKELPKMLLLADICGENGFEVANTCTEIVALANKRNAEGFIAVSDDARKRFWLDRSRTAAISSHTNAFKINEDVVIPLDRLNEYNIEIEKINIEMSIKNKIDILNAYIEYFEGDIPEFIQADDFEDISGPSNYFRGKVEETLEHFKTVKTRWLGKLERLNSPAKECLDLLPEESHANVREEDTLASLFLRRETVLSYRKEVKEFLKQTFLGHDFEALHKKLDKIHGDIRTARLFVALHMHAGDGNIHTNIPVHSGNYEMVHLAESLVDRIMEVAHRLGGVISGEHGIGLTKFQYLEPSKVEAFVKYKNEVDPNGHFNKGKLLPGSSLDNAYTPSLSLVNQEAIILEANELDALNNDIKDCLRCGKCKPVCQTHIPRANLLYSPRNKILATGQVIEAFLYEEQTRRGISLQHFDAMNDVADHCTTCHKCETPCPVDIDFGDVSIRMRNILTKMGKKRFSITVKAALWFLNAKNPATIKIMRKVMIGWSANFITLGHKTAKLFGLLGKAKDIPAQSTTIAPVQQQVINFVRKPLNTGPNQSTMRALLGLEEANMVPIISDPNKVNDDSDAVFYFPGCGSERLFSDIGLATIAMLSESGAQTVLPPGYLCCGYPQTAAGQADKGAQITAENRALFHRVANTLNYLDIKTVIVSCGTCMDQLLKYEFERIFPGCRLLDIHEYLSEKGISVDSSNGVKYLYHAPCHDPMKKMDGTEVAKDLLKTEEVLLSDRCCSEAGTLATARPDISEQLRFRKTIELTNGINELTGHDKSIGGEVKLLTSCPACQQGLNRYEDETGLKTDYIVVELAKNLYGDDWKGQFVNRLEHEGVEKVLL
- the der gene encoding ribosome biogenesis GTPase Der, whose product is MSKPVIALVGRPNVGKSTLFNRLTRSRDAIVADYPGLTRDRQYGTGRVGKMPYIVVDTGGLSGEIEGVDPLMADQVRAALEESDAIVFLVDGRQGIVPADEVIANYIRQFDKPVQVLVNKAEGSDYSMATSDFFQLGLGEPYAISSAHGDNVTVAIDHILSSLPQKEDEDEFDLDEHPGVRVAVVGRPNVGKSTLINRMIGEDRVVAFDMPGTTRDSIFVPFERNGKPYTLIDTAGIRRRKNIKEKIEKFSIVKAIEAMEDSHVVIVLIDGSEGLTDQDLTLLGLAIESGRGLVIAVNKWDNLSTEQKDWVKNELSFRIQFADYAKQHLISALHGTGVGDLFDTIDAVHLAAFKRVSTSDLNRVLEQAVLDHQPPLIAGRRVKLRYAHLGGLNPPRVIVHGSQVDKLPASYTKYLVNVFRKAFKWVGTPVTVEYKATQNPFEGRKNKLTSRLSAKSEKSDMKAKLKKKKKTQKRRT
- a CDS encoding c-type cytochrome; amino-acid sequence: MKNTLIALAAAGLVSFGAAAQAAGDATAGQATFATCVGCHGAAAEGGVGPKLAGLPATEIISKLHAYKAGEQVGPMTSMMAPMAAGLSEADMENVAAYVSSL
- the rsgA gene encoding ribosome small subunit-dependent GTPase A encodes the protein MAKRKLTHQQKRRVLEKKSTQKSSQANNDNSSLGEEQPGLVITSFGKRVLVENSKGDQYTCAIRQHLGKLVAGDQVIWQTDIEENKGVVVRVLPRTHELSRPGFRGQTRMIAANIDFIGIVMPVVPGIHPDMIDRYLVAAQQLDIPAIIIINKVDLLESEDDWEAIAELLEPYDAMDIELIPASTVSQEGLQTLQDFMADKNSVFVGPSGAGKSSLINALIPDLEIRVGQLSEATGLGKHTTTNSILYHLPQANVEQDQLRSTGNLIDSPGVRQFSPAPCELAELESYYPDFAPFLGQCKYNNCTHSIEPNCAIKQAVENDEIALSRYQSFQRLLEEFKTAENEANSFNA